A portion of the Actomonas aquatica genome contains these proteins:
- a CDS encoding LacI family DNA-binding transcriptional regulator, translating into MTLRDLAKLADLSPSAISLALRDSPRISAATKERVRALAAEHGYTPDARIVDMMRHLRKPRTQRERACFGIISLYDHQRPWEQSTHLTRIHEGMTRRASEIGYRLEPLWLRAPGLTLRRFDEILRTRGIEGLLCFGSPRVDDDFPATLDRYAVVTVGFSIKTKLHRVTSRPYRDTFHACERLHALGYRRIGLVLSDYEDSRTEHSHSAAYLGWCDAMLGSSQHALPILRLNEIEAGPFLRWRSDHSPDAIVLVHSPAAIAQLKLILDVHQIRRPADLGVAVLSHMVEGSGFAGLQQNQTLMGAWAVELLAARIANRDFGIPAIPRVEMVESQWIDGPSLRPSA; encoded by the coding sequence GTGACCCTGCGCGACCTCGCCAAACTCGCCGACCTCTCCCCTTCCGCCATCTCGCTGGCGCTGCGGGACAGCCCGCGCATCTCCGCCGCGACCAAGGAACGCGTGCGCGCCCTCGCCGCCGAACACGGTTACACGCCCGATGCCCGCATCGTCGACATGATGCGCCACCTGCGCAAACCCCGCACCCAGCGCGAGCGCGCCTGTTTCGGCATCATCTCCCTCTACGACCACCAACGCCCCTGGGAGCAGTCCACCCACCTCACCCGTATCCACGAGGGCATGACACGACGCGCGTCCGAGATCGGCTACCGCCTCGAACCGCTGTGGCTGCGCGCCCCCGGTCTCACCCTGCGCCGTTTCGACGAGATCCTGCGCACCCGCGGCATCGAGGGTTTGCTCTGCTTTGGCAGTCCGCGCGTCGACGATGACTTCCCCGCCACCCTCGACCGCTACGCCGTCGTCACCGTTGGCTTTTCCATCAAAACCAAACTTCACCGCGTCACCAGCCGCCCCTACCGCGACACCTTCCACGCCTGCGAACGGCTCCACGCCCTCGGCTACCGCCGCATTGGGCTGGTGCTCAGCGACTACGAGGACAGCCGCACCGAGCATTCCCACTCCGCCGCCTACCTCGGCTGGTGCGACGCCATGCTCGGCAGCAGCCAACACGCCCTGCCCATCCTGCGCCTCAACGAAATCGAAGCCGGCCCCTTCCTGCGTTGGCGCTCCGACCATTCTCCCGACGCCATCGTGCTGGTGCACTCCCCCGCGGCCATCGCGCAGCTCAAACTCATCCTTGATGTGCACCAAATCCGCCGCCCGGCCGACCTCGGCGTCGCCGTGCTCAGTCACATGGTGGAAGGCAGCGGTTTCGCCGGCCTGCAACAGAACCAAACCCTCATGGGCGCCTGGGCCGTGGAACTGCTTGCCGCCCGCATCGCCAACCGCGACTTCGGCATCCCCGCCATCCCCCGCGTCGAAATGGTCGAGTCCCAATGGATCGACGGCCCGTCCCTCCGCCCGTCGGCCTAG
- a CDS encoding glycoside hydrolase family 3 C-terminal domain-containing protein → MATDTAPFRNPDLPTEQRIDDLITRLTSAEKIDIIGFAPGNARLGLTYTPIAEGYHGVAQGGPSNWGKIKPTPTTQFPQAYGLASTWDPALLQRVAANQAEEARYLFQSPKYQRSGLLVMAPNADLARDPRWGRTEEVYGEDPYLAGTLAAAFARGLRGDDPRYLKATCLLKHFLANSNENGRFHTSSDFDERLWREYYAKAFHLAIRDGGARSMMLAYNAHNGTPCHLHPMVRDIVIGEWGLDGTICSDGGAVTHLVNSHQAFPSLTEASAAVIKAGVNHFLDRTDGILPALEQGLLTEADLDAAIRGRLRLCLDLGFFDPPERVPYSVIGHETDGTPEPWDRPATRALVREVTAKSIVLLRNEDHLLPLDPATVGSVAVVGPWANLTLLDWYSGTPPYQVTPRDGIEAYSAAPSMFEPSKFGVMWAGDMSDTAVKIASEADVAIVCLGNHPEGNAGWGRVTSPSEGKEEVDRASLDLDPAQLAFLQRVRAVNPRTVLALIANFPYTMPWAVQNVPAILQLTHASQEQGNGLADVLFGTVNPGGKTIQTWPKSINDLPPMLDYNIRHGRTYMYAEAEPQFPFGYGLSYTTFTLADASAQLSTDGATTTVTVQLTNTGDRPGDEVVQVYARYPQSAVDRPRQQLVGYARTPVEPGATVPVEITIPTREFAYWNIEAQAWTLESLPIELHLGTSSAELPLALTLTPPTP, encoded by the coding sequence ATGGCCACCGACACCGCACCGTTCCGCAATCCCGACCTGCCCACCGAGCAACGTATCGACGATCTCATTACTCGCCTCACCTCCGCCGAGAAGATCGATATCATTGGCTTCGCCCCGGGCAACGCACGTCTCGGCCTTACCTACACGCCCATCGCCGAGGGTTACCACGGCGTCGCCCAGGGCGGCCCGTCCAACTGGGGCAAAATCAAACCCACCCCCACCACCCAGTTTCCCCAGGCCTACGGTCTCGCCTCCACCTGGGACCCGGCCCTCCTCCAACGCGTTGCCGCCAACCAGGCCGAGGAAGCCCGCTACCTGTTCCAGAGCCCCAAATACCAACGCTCCGGCCTGCTGGTCATGGCTCCCAACGCCGACCTCGCCCGCGACCCTCGCTGGGGCCGCACCGAAGAGGTCTACGGCGAAGACCCCTACCTCGCCGGCACCCTCGCCGCCGCCTTTGCCCGCGGCCTCCGCGGCGACGACCCGCGCTACCTGAAGGCCACCTGTCTGCTCAAACACTTCCTCGCCAACAGCAACGAGAACGGCCGCTTCCACACCTCCTCGGACTTCGACGAACGCCTCTGGCGCGAATACTACGCCAAGGCCTTCCACCTCGCCATCCGCGACGGCGGCGCCCGCTCCATGATGCTGGCCTACAACGCCCACAACGGCACGCCCTGCCACCTCCACCCCATGGTGCGCGACATCGTCATCGGCGAGTGGGGCCTCGACGGCACCATCTGCTCCGACGGCGGCGCCGTCACCCACCTCGTCAACTCGCACCAAGCCTTCCCGTCGCTCACCGAAGCTTCCGCCGCCGTCATCAAGGCCGGGGTCAACCACTTCCTCGATCGCACCGACGGCATCCTCCCCGCCCTCGAGCAAGGTCTGCTCACCGAAGCTGACCTCGATGCCGCCATCCGCGGCCGCCTTCGCCTCTGCCTCGACCTCGGCTTCTTCGATCCGCCCGAGCGCGTGCCGTATTCAGTTATTGGACACGAGACCGACGGCACGCCCGAGCCGTGGGATCGCCCCGCCACCCGCGCCCTCGTGCGCGAAGTCACCGCCAAGTCCATCGTGCTCCTGCGCAACGAGGACCACCTGCTCCCGCTCGACCCCGCCACCGTCGGCTCGGTCGCCGTCGTCGGACCCTGGGCCAACCTCACCCTGCTCGATTGGTATTCCGGCACTCCTCCCTACCAGGTCACCCCGCGCGACGGCATCGAGGCCTACTCGGCCGCCCCGTCCATGTTTGAGCCGTCCAAGTTCGGCGTCATGTGGGCCGGCGATATGAGCGACACCGCCGTGAAAATCGCGAGCGAAGCCGACGTCGCCATCGTCTGTCTCGGCAACCACCCCGAAGGCAACGCCGGCTGGGGTCGTGTCACTTCGCCCAGCGAGGGCAAAGAGGAAGTCGATCGCGCCTCCCTCGATCTCGACCCCGCCCAACTCGCCTTCCTCCAACGCGTGCGCGCCGTTAATCCGCGCACCGTCCTCGCCCTCATCGCCAACTTCCCCTACACCATGCCGTGGGCCGTGCAAAACGTGCCCGCCATCCTGCAGCTCACCCACGCCTCGCAGGAACAGGGTAACGGCCTCGCGGACGTGCTTTTCGGCACCGTCAACCCCGGCGGCAAAACCATCCAAACTTGGCCCAAGTCGATCAACGACCTGCCGCCCATGTTGGACTACAACATCCGCCACGGCCGCACCTACATGTATGCCGAAGCCGAGCCCCAGTTCCCCTTCGGCTACGGCCTCAGCTACACCACCTTCACCCTCGCCGACGCCTCCGCCCAACTCTCGACCGACGGCGCCACCACCACCGTGACGGTGCAGCTCACCAACACCGGCGACCGCCCCGGCGACGAAGTGGTGCAAGTCTACGCCCGCTACCCGCAGTCGGCCGTCGACCGCCCCCGCCAACAACTCGTCGGCTACGCCCGCACTCCCGTCGAACCCGGCGCGACCGTCCCCGTCGAGATCACCATCCCCACCCGCGAGTTCGCCTACTGGAACATCGAGGCCCAAGCCTGGACCCTCGAATCGCTCCCCATCGAACTCCACCTCGGCACCTCCTCCGCCGAGCTCCCCCTGGCCCTCACCCTCACCCCGCCCACCCCGTAG
- a CDS encoding PadR family transcriptional regulator, with translation MSRAAPTSPSSPSPADKLDLLQGTLDLMVLQSLAALGPLHGYGIARRIEQVGGGEILLNQGTIYAALVRLQQGGWISADWGTSDNNRRAKFYTLTPRGEKRLAADAANWRRVANIMDRFLDASTTPPLNPNPEAAS, from the coding sequence ATGTCTCGCGCCGCTCCTACCTCCCCGTCTTCACCCTCTCCCGCCGACAAGCTCGACCTGCTCCAGGGCACCCTCGATTTGATGGTGCTGCAGTCGCTCGCCGCGCTTGGGCCGCTCCACGGTTACGGCATCGCCCGCCGCATTGAACAGGTGGGCGGGGGCGAGATCCTGCTCAACCAGGGCACCATCTACGCCGCGCTCGTTCGCCTCCAGCAAGGCGGCTGGATCTCCGCCGATTGGGGCACGTCGGACAACAACCGCCGCGCCAAGTTCTACACCCTCACCCCGCGCGGCGAGAAACGCCTTGCCGCCGATGCCGCCAACTGGCGCCGCGTGGCCAACATCATGGACCGCTTCCTCGACGCGTCCACCACCCCACCCCTCAACCCGAACCCGGAGGCCGCATCATGA
- a CDS encoding ABC transporter permease: MSLAAFFQRLTARLRAVFQKPTLDADLDEELRHHLECLTEDNLARGMSPAAARRAAHLSLGSIDAATELHRDTRSLPWLEHLAQDLRHTFRQLRRERTFAVIAVLVLAIGVGLNTAVFSLINTVLLRPLPAPAAERLVEISNGDPANADRDLSSRTHRVDSWEGMLNQSRSFDAIEAYDPFSLRQTYPVEIDAATTQTSNLVFVTQGLFPLLGIHPELGRLFSTADAIDDGAPVIIITHQMWQQRFGGDPAIIGRSVRIGGRPITVIGVLPATDTFAQLFYPAVRVDAYAILTPENRRNYGNTLQLIGRLAPDVTPAAADAELDLVMQRLLTEIPNRSDFHRANVAPLHDVLTDRLRQPLLFLGTAAALVLAIVAFNFGGLLLARGASRGRELAVRAALGAGRGRLLRQLLTESAVLVSFGALGGTLLASGAITFLARRSSIEIPLLQGLQLDGTALAFMVVISALTAVVCGLGPAWRLSRADDDACGALHQQARGGTAGRSLTHARSLLVVLEVALASALAISAGLATRSLQNVLAVDLGYEARDLYALRVDMLRPPEEHAPYLTPLLDRTLALPGVSAAGFTDALPIERDRTWGIGAFKSPTDRSQPDEFLGARVKIVSPGLFDAMNIALLRGRDFTRLDDSEHPEVVILNQRLAQRLFPDRDPIGQATTQGEVIGIVADTRHAGPESPLSFEMYLPYRQQPSGSFDLMVRSSLPLAALRQDLASALGALDPSLPFSQMRPLSELVDRANSSRRMLTGLIGGFAGISLALAALGLYGVIAYTVTQRTKEIGIRMALGATTSAVRADVVGRTLRLAILGLAGGLLLALAANQLMSSLLYGVAAFDLAIYATAAVAVLVCATFAGLLPAARAARVDPMVALRAD; the protein is encoded by the coding sequence ATGAGCCTCGCCGCCTTTTTCCAACGGCTGACCGCCCGCCTCCGCGCCGTCTTCCAGAAGCCGACCCTCGATGCTGATCTCGACGAGGAGCTGCGCCATCACCTCGAGTGCCTCACCGAGGACAACCTCGCCCGCGGCATGTCGCCCGCCGCCGCCCGCCGCGCCGCTCACCTTTCCCTCGGCAGCATCGACGCCGCCACCGAACTCCACCGCGACACCCGCAGCCTGCCGTGGCTGGAGCACCTCGCCCAGGACCTGCGCCACACCTTCCGCCAACTTCGCCGCGAGCGCACCTTCGCCGTCATCGCCGTGCTCGTGCTCGCCATCGGCGTGGGCCTCAACACTGCCGTCTTCAGCCTCATCAATACCGTCCTCCTGCGCCCACTCCCGGCCCCGGCCGCCGAGCGCCTCGTCGAGATTTCCAACGGCGATCCCGCCAACGCCGACCGCGACCTCTCCTCGCGCACCCACCGAGTCGACAGCTGGGAGGGCATGCTCAACCAAAGCCGCTCCTTCGATGCCATCGAGGCCTACGATCCGTTTTCCCTCCGCCAAACTTACCCGGTCGAGATCGACGCCGCCACCACCCAGACCAGCAACCTCGTCTTCGTCACCCAAGGTCTCTTCCCCCTGCTCGGCATCCACCCCGAGCTCGGCCGCCTCTTCTCCACCGCCGACGCCATCGACGACGGCGCACCCGTCATCATTATCACGCATCAGATGTGGCAACAGCGCTTCGGCGGCGACCCCGCCATCATCGGCCGCAGCGTGCGCATCGGCGGACGGCCCATCACCGTCATCGGCGTCCTGCCCGCCACCGATACCTTTGCCCAACTTTTCTACCCGGCCGTGCGCGTCGACGCCTACGCCATCCTCACCCCCGAGAACCGCCGCAACTACGGCAACACCCTGCAACTGATCGGCCGCCTCGCGCCCGACGTCACGCCCGCCGCCGCCGACGCCGAACTCGATCTCGTCATGCAGCGCCTGCTCACCGAGATCCCCAACCGCAGCGATTTCCACCGTGCAAATGTCGCCCCGCTGCACGACGTGCTCACGGATCGTCTGCGCCAGCCCTTGCTCTTCCTCGGCACCGCCGCCGCGCTCGTGCTCGCCATCGTTGCCTTCAACTTCGGTGGACTCCTCCTCGCCCGCGGTGCCAGTCGCGGCCGAGAACTCGCCGTGCGCGCCGCCCTCGGGGCCGGGCGCGGTCGCCTCCTGCGCCAACTCCTCACCGAAAGCGCCGTGCTCGTCTCCTTTGGTGCCCTCGGCGGCACGCTGCTGGCCAGCGGTGCGATCACCTTTCTCGCCCGCCGCTCGTCGATCGAAATCCCCCTTCTCCAAGGTCTCCAACTCGACGGCACCGCGCTCGCCTTCATGGTCGTGATCAGCGCCCTCACCGCCGTCGTCTGCGGACTCGGTCCGGCCTGGCGACTCAGCCGCGCCGACGACGACGCCTGCGGCGCTCTGCACCAACAGGCCCGCGGCGGCACCGCCGGTCGCAGCCTCACCCACGCCCGTTCGCTGCTCGTCGTGCTCGAAGTCGCCCTCGCCTCCGCTCTCGCCATTTCCGCCGGTCTCGCCACCCGCAGCCTGCAAAACGTCCTCGCCGTCGACCTCGGTTACGAAGCCCGCGACCTCTATGCCCTGCGCGTCGACATGTTGCGCCCGCCCGAGGAACACGCGCCCTACCTCACGCCCTTGCTCGATCGCACCCTCGCCTTGCCCGGCGTCAGCGCCGCCGGCTTCACCGATGCCCTGCCCATCGAACGCGACCGCACCTGGGGCATCGGCGCGTTTAAGAGTCCGACCGACCGCTCCCAACCCGACGAGTTTCTGGGCGCCCGGGTGAAGATCGTCAGCCCCGGTCTCTTCGACGCCATGAACATCGCCCTCCTGCGCGGCCGCGACTTCACCCGCCTCGACGACAGCGAACACCCCGAGGTCGTCATCCTCAACCAACGTCTCGCCCAACGCCTCTTCCCCGACCGCGATCCCATCGGCCAAGCCACCACCCAAGGCGAAGTGATCGGCATCGTCGCCGACACCCGTCACGCCGGTCCCGAGTCGCCGCTCAGCTTCGAGATGTATCTGCCCTACCGCCAACAACCCAGCGGCTCCTTCGATCTGATGGTGCGCTCATCGCTGCCACTCGCGGCCCTGCGCCAGGACTTGGCCAGCGCCTTGGGCGCGCTCGATCCCTCGCTGCCCTTCAGCCAAATGCGCCCGCTGAGCGAACTCGTTGATCGCGCCAACTCCTCCCGTCGCATGCTCACCGGCCTCATCGGCGGCTTCGCCGGTATCTCCCTCGCCCTGGCCGCCCTCGGCCTCTACGGCGTCATCGCCTACACGGTCACCCAACGCACCAAAGAGATCGGCATTCGCATGGCCCTCGGCGCGACCACCAGCGCCGTCCGCGCCGACGTCGTCGGTCGCACCTTGCGCCTCGCGATCCTCGGCCTCGCCGGCGGACTCCTCCTCGCTCTCGCGGCCAACCAACTCATGAGCAGCCTGCTCTACGGCGTCGCCGCCTTCGACCTCGCCATCTACGCCACCGCCGCCGTCGCCGTGCTGGTTTGCGCGACCTTCGCGGGCCTCCTCCCCGCCGCCCGCGCCGCCCGCGTCGATCCCATGGTCGCTCTGCGCGCGGACTGA
- a CDS encoding SIMPL domain-containing protein, translating into MNSIFRRFTAAALLLTAASLPLASTVRADEHSMEAERRILTVTGEDTVRIPATLAQISIIIEAREKTSAEANRAVVDPSRAVLDFLESEGAERIQAGALTLNPIYSRMKASSMADEGPQITGYQAQWNASFVVPAERAGEFASGVVEAGANRVTQFAFLAADDAIAAARTEALQSATREARATAEAVLATLDYELAEVVRIHVNTTGPVRPLQRGVMHSMAMESSAGSSAAVEPGFIDINGNVTLEVRY; encoded by the coding sequence ATGAACTCCATTTTCCGCCGTTTCACCGCCGCCGCCCTCCTGCTCACTGCCGCCAGCCTGCCGCTGGCGTCCACCGTCCGCGCCGACGAACACAGCATGGAGGCCGAGCGCCGCATCCTCACCGTCACAGGTGAGGACACCGTGCGCATCCCGGCCACCCTTGCCCAGATTTCCATCATCATCGAGGCCCGCGAAAAGACCTCGGCCGAGGCCAACCGCGCCGTCGTTGACCCCTCCCGCGCCGTCCTCGATTTTCTCGAGAGCGAAGGCGCCGAGCGTATCCAAGCCGGTGCCCTCACGCTCAATCCGATCTACAGCCGCATGAAGGCGAGCTCCATGGCCGACGAAGGCCCGCAGATCACCGGCTACCAAGCCCAGTGGAACGCTTCGTTCGTGGTGCCCGCCGAGCGCGCCGGTGAGTTTGCCTCCGGTGTCGTCGAAGCCGGCGCCAACCGCGTGACCCAGTTCGCCTTCCTTGCCGCCGACGACGCGATCGCGGCCGCCCGCACCGAGGCCCTGCAATCCGCCACCCGCGAAGCCCGCGCCACCGCCGAGGCCGTGCTCGCCACCCTCGACTACGAACTGGCCGAGGTCGTGCGTATCCACGTCAACACTACCGGCCCCGTGCGCCCGCTCCAGCGCGGTGTCATGCACAGCATGGCCATGGAGTCCTCGGCCGGCTCCTCCGCCGCCGTCGAGCCCGGCTTCATCGACATCAACGGCAACGTCACCCTCGAAGTGCGTTACTGA